From Zavarzinella sp., one genomic window encodes:
- a CDS encoding PSD1 and planctomycete cytochrome C domain-containing protein, whose protein sequence is MNKNSLIAALLWCGMLTPLLGVRLAPAQEEPFTEEAIRFFTKEVQPILQKHCYQCHGEKQSKSNFSLMKRQAILKGGDYGKGVDLEKPENSLLLNAIHWKDGLEMPPAGKMKPTEIETLTKWVKAGLPMVDGKVAEDHSKVQGGVVTDEARKYWAFQPVKEPAIPMVSKPDWVKNPIDAFILAKLDQKGIAPNQPAERLALVRRAYYDLIGLPPTPEQVEAFLADQSENSFEKLIDQLLDSHHYGEKWARHWLDVVRFAETNGYERDSDKPFAWRYRDYVIDSFNQDVPYNQFILEQLAGDELPNRTARSIVATGYYRLGIWDDEPADRLLARYDELDDWVATTSQAFLGLTMNCARCHEHKIDPFPHADYYKLVAFFQDIKRYDHNKDPRNAGTFADITPPGDEQTKAEAARKRQIEIVELEKKILPLAEKAIKKMSAADQRASEGAERPAIIRKVPMFLDPEDRRVYTTLRRRVAELEKAPTEGQQLALAVNNSNLNPPTTHVLLRGSPQAPADMVEPGFPAILANELPKIPKPVEGAKSSGRRLVLAKWIASKDNVLTARVFVNRLWQHHFGRGLVASTNDFGRFGTGCSHPELLDWLASDFMKGDWKIKRMHKLLMLSSTYQQSAVAQAAALKADPANELFGRFSMRRLTAEEVRDSILHVSGQLNLQAGGPSVYPKIPREVLAGQSVPGAGWHTSSKEQGNRRSVYVFVKRSLQVPILIQHDQADTDSSCPVRYVTTVPTQALGMLNGEFTREAAEQLANRIAASHKTVDEQIQMIIQLTTCRKPSKEEVQKDRNFIEHLQKAFSLNSEAALVQYCLLALNTNEFIYVD, encoded by the coding sequence ATGAATAAAAACTCATTAATTGCCGCTCTCTTGTGGTGCGGAATGCTCACCCCATTGTTAGGGGTGCGTCTGGCACCCGCACAAGAGGAACCGTTCACAGAAGAAGCGATCCGTTTCTTTACGAAAGAAGTGCAGCCAATTCTGCAAAAGCATTGCTACCAGTGCCATGGCGAAAAACAAAGCAAAAGTAATTTTTCGCTGATGAAGCGCCAGGCAATTTTAAAAGGTGGAGACTACGGCAAAGGCGTCGATCTGGAAAAACCAGAAAACAGCCTGCTGCTGAATGCGATTCACTGGAAAGATGGCCTGGAAATGCCGCCTGCAGGAAAAATGAAGCCCACAGAAATTGAAACTCTCACCAAATGGGTGAAAGCTGGGCTGCCCATGGTGGATGGCAAAGTGGCTGAAGACCACAGCAAAGTTCAGGGGGGAGTCGTTACAGATGAGGCCCGCAAATACTGGGCTTTTCAGCCTGTGAAAGAACCAGCAATTCCGATGGTTTCCAAACCAGATTGGGTTAAAAACCCGATTGATGCGTTTATTCTGGCAAAACTGGATCAGAAAGGAATCGCACCAAACCAACCTGCCGAACGGTTAGCTTTGGTGCGTCGAGCTTATTATGATCTGATCGGCTTGCCACCTACGCCAGAACAGGTTGAGGCTTTTCTGGCAGATCAGTCCGAAAATTCTTTTGAAAAACTCATTGACCAGTTGTTGGATTCCCACCACTACGGCGAAAAGTGGGCCCGTCATTGGCTCGATGTGGTTCGATTTGCCGAGACCAACGGATACGAACGCGACAGTGACAAACCATTTGCCTGGCGCTATCGCGATTACGTCATTGATTCGTTTAACCAGGATGTGCCTTACAATCAGTTTATTCTTGAGCAGTTAGCAGGCGATGAATTACCAAATCGCACTGCACGTTCGATTGTTGCGACTGGCTACTACCGTTTAGGAATCTGGGATGATGAGCCTGCTGATCGGTTGTTAGCGCGCTATGACGAACTGGATGACTGGGTAGCCACCACTTCACAGGCTTTTCTCGGCCTGACGATGAATTGTGCCCGCTGTCATGAACATAAGATCGATCCGTTCCCACATGCGGACTACTACAAGCTGGTAGCGTTCTTTCAGGATATTAAACGGTACGATCATAATAAAGACCCGAGAAATGCAGGTACTTTTGCAGATATTACCCCACCTGGAGATGAACAAACGAAAGCCGAAGCTGCCCGAAAACGCCAGATTGAAATCGTGGAACTGGAAAAGAAAATTCTGCCATTGGCTGAAAAAGCAATCAAAAAGATGTCTGCTGCTGACCAACGTGCCAGTGAAGGAGCTGAGCGGCCAGCCATTATTCGAAAAGTCCCCATGTTCCTCGATCCGGAAGATCGGCGGGTGTATACTACTTTACGTCGACGGGTGGCTGAACTCGAAAAAGCACCTACCGAAGGTCAGCAGTTAGCTTTGGCTGTCAACAATAGCAATCTGAATCCCCCCACAACTCACGTGTTGTTGCGTGGCAGCCCGCAGGCTCCCGCAGATATGGTGGAACCAGGTTTTCCAGCAATTCTTGCGAACGAACTGCCGAAGATTCCGAAGCCCGTAGAAGGTGCGAAGTCCAGCGGCAGACGGCTGGTGCTGGCTAAATGGATCGCCTCAAAAGATAACGTTCTGACAGCACGAGTATTTGTCAACCGTTTGTGGCAGCACCATTTTGGTCGTGGTCTGGTGGCCAGCACCAATGATTTTGGACGATTTGGAACTGGTTGCAGTCATCCGGAATTGCTGGACTGGTTAGCAAGCGACTTCATGAAAGGCGACTGGAAAATCAAGCGGATGCACAAACTGCTGATGTTGTCCAGCACTTACCAGCAGTCTGCAGTAGCACAGGCAGCAGCATTGAAAGCTGATCCTGCGAATGAACTATTTGGCAGATTTTCCATGCGTCGCCTGACTGCAGAAGAAGTTCGAGATTCGATCCTGCATGTTAGTGGGCAGCTCAACTTACAGGCAGGTGGACCAAGTGTGTACCCGAAAATCCCACGAGAAGTCCTGGCTGGCCAATCGGTGCCAGGTGCCGGCTGGCACACTTCATCCAAAGAACAGGGTAATCGACGCAGTGTCTATGTCTTTGTCAAACGTTCGCTGCAAGTACCAATTTTGATCCAGCACGATCAGGCGGATACCGACAGTAGCTGCCCGGTGCGGTATGTCACGACAGTGCCTACTCAGGCACTTGGGATGCTCAACGGCGAATTTACTCGTGAAGCTGCGGAACAACTTGCAAACCGAATTGCTGCAAGTCATAAAACTGTGGACGAGCAAATTCAGATGATTATCCAACTGACAACATGTCGCAAACCATCCAAAGAAGAAGTTCAGAAGGATCGCAATTTCATCGAGCACCTGCAAAAAGCATTTTCGCTGAACAGCGAAGCAGCGCTGGTGCAATATTGTCTGTTGGCACTGAACACCAATGAATTTATTTACGTGGATTAA
- a CDS encoding acetolactate synthase: MSFGDSYGPDVNVARGRDWPSVRQFNVFMANRIGAMMDLVRRFESTTVKIVSLTVVDSADCAIIRLVLSDPERAIEIFEKAGMMFTESDLLVVKLPATSQPLATICKALLSRELSIHYVYPLLIGVGPEEGTALAIHVDDHETATNVLVERGFTLYTESDLNW, from the coding sequence ATGAGTTTTGGTGATAGTTACGGTCCGGACGTGAACGTTGCCCGTGGGCGAGACTGGCCGAGCGTCCGACAATTTAATGTTTTTATGGCCAACCGCATTGGGGCAATGATGGACCTGGTGCGGCGTTTTGAGAGCACCACGGTTAAAATTGTATCCCTGACTGTGGTTGACTCCGCAGATTGTGCCATCATTCGCCTGGTACTGAGTGATCCAGAACGTGCGATCGAAATTTTTGAAAAAGCAGGGATGATGTTCACCGAAAGCGATTTGCTGGTGGTGAAATTACCCGCGACCAGTCAGCCGCTGGCAACCATCTGCAAAGCGTTGCTTTCCCGAGAGTTGAGCATCCACTATGTTTACCCACTACTGATTGGTGTGGGACCGGAAGAAGGCACTGCGCTGGCCATCCATGTGGACGACCATGAAACAGCCACCAACGTGTTGGTGGAAAGAGGCTTTACTTTGTACACCGAATCTGACTTGAATTGGTAG
- a CDS encoding FecR domain-containing protein — translation MNEPFDWKDLIDLYLDDSISPEQFNYLQNVLAHDLAARAWFVQYTQMDWDLTMHVRSQAMAERALAHLPQQRTPVKKTRWFRIGTIVVCLLLLGLLLGRQIAIWQYRDTDKEQVAWLVNAQNCQWQGGEPPAGIFVVGTELQLESGLAEIHFKSGANVILNGPAHLVFGTGNSATLHRGKLSAQVPPSAHGFTIFSPQGEVIDLGTEFGITVDDQGATAVYVFEGKIKTGKPGGYQEIHQHVGARLNDGTTTVDESLLLKDSLVRQIRIPSVKKPTTTRFDFRTSIADSLQDRTGNGIGLTHRLPGTGEKLPQKDPNLLLNPKTGLELTTTKSDINHQAGMPTGEYFGIPLKGLNFQPNDNFEILAEFPDIPALPRVGQFGLYAGTRSDCVIRGGLIRRSNGEYTQNLVNNFGGKDENSNFIGVSAPGDSTRMILRRIHGKYSMTVENLTTGNATTLSIKHPDFLDNTTDLHVGIFGANTQSDQPKLVTIRLVQVTVWAETESQLEGK, via the coding sequence ATGAACGAACCGTTTGATTGGAAAGATCTGATCGATTTGTATCTGGATGATTCCATCAGTCCGGAACAGTTTAATTATCTTCAGAACGTACTGGCACATGACCTTGCGGCACGTGCCTGGTTTGTGCAGTACACCCAGATGGACTGGGATCTGACCATGCATGTTCGCAGTCAGGCGATGGCAGAGCGGGCTCTGGCACATTTGCCACAGCAACGCACCCCGGTAAAGAAAACACGCTGGTTTCGGATCGGCACCATCGTCGTCTGCCTGCTACTACTCGGATTATTACTGGGCAGGCAAATTGCAATATGGCAATATCGCGATACAGATAAAGAACAAGTGGCATGGCTTGTTAACGCACAGAACTGCCAATGGCAAGGTGGGGAACCACCTGCAGGTATTTTTGTGGTGGGTACCGAATTACAACTAGAAAGTGGGCTGGCGGAGATTCACTTTAAGTCCGGTGCCAATGTGATTCTCAATGGCCCTGCCCACCTGGTATTTGGGACGGGAAATTCCGCCACCTTACATCGCGGAAAATTAAGTGCCCAGGTGCCTCCATCCGCCCACGGCTTCACGATTTTTTCTCCACAAGGAGAAGTTATTGACCTGGGTACAGAGTTCGGCATCACCGTGGATGACCAGGGTGCTACTGCGGTTTATGTCTTTGAAGGAAAAATTAAAACTGGCAAGCCAGGCGGTTATCAGGAAATTCACCAACACGTGGGAGCTCGCCTGAACGATGGCACTACTACTGTGGATGAATCGTTGCTACTCAAGGATTCGCTGGTGCGGCAAATTCGGATTCCCAGCGTTAAAAAGCCCACGACCACACGCTTTGATTTTCGCACGTCGATTGCTGATTCGTTGCAGGATCGAACGGGAAATGGCATTGGTTTGACGCACCGTTTGCCGGGTACTGGTGAAAAATTACCCCAAAAAGATCCCAACTTATTGTTGAATCCGAAAACAGGCCTGGAACTGACGACGACGAAAAGCGATATCAACCATCAGGCGGGGATGCCCACCGGTGAATATTTTGGAATCCCATTGAAGGGACTGAATTTTCAACCCAACGATAATTTTGAGATTCTGGCAGAATTTCCAGACATTCCCGCCCTCCCCCGCGTGGGTCAATTTGGACTGTACGCAGGCACCCGTAGTGATTGTGTGATAAGAGGTGGTCTGATTCGACGCTCCAACGGCGAATATACCCAGAATCTGGTGAACAACTTTGGTGGAAAAGATGAGAATTCCAACTTCATCGGAGTTTCTGCACCGGGTGATTCCACAAGGATGATTTTGCGACGGATTCATGGAAAATACAGCATGACTGTTGAAAACTTAACTACGGGCAATGCTACCACCTTAAGCATTAAGCATCCAGACTTTCTGGATAATACTACCGATTTACATGTGGGCATCTTTGGGGCAAATACCCAAAGTGATCAGCCCAAATTAGTTACCATTCGCCTGGTTCAGGTTACTGTCTGGGCAGAAACCGAATCCCAACTGGAAGGAAAATGA
- a CDS encoding sigma-70 family RNA polymerase sigma factor yields MKNNPPEVDFAELLRANQSRIYGFIHSLVRNLDDTDDLFQQTSVVLWNKFAQYDPTRSFFAWACGIARFEINNFLRSRSRQKLYFTDDLNLLLMQMADTFTVAETDARQDALQFCMQKLRHGDREIIQECYSGAKNIHSAAEKRGRSKHSIHNSLRRIRRALMECIERTLAMQTRTGGNA; encoded by the coding sequence ATGAAGAATAACCCACCTGAAGTTGATTTTGCAGAATTGCTGCGGGCGAACCAGAGCCGTATTTATGGGTTCATCCACTCATTAGTGCGAAATCTGGACGATACGGACGATCTGTTCCAGCAGACTTCCGTCGTGCTTTGGAACAAATTTGCCCAGTATGATCCCACCCGCAGTTTTTTTGCCTGGGCTTGTGGGATTGCCCGCTTTGAAATTAATAATTTTTTAAGAAGTCGCAGTCGGCAGAAATTGTACTTCACAGACGACCTGAACCTGCTGTTGATGCAGATGGCAGATACGTTTACTGTGGCTGAAACAGATGCACGTCAGGACGCACTGCAATTTTGCATGCAAAAACTGCGTCATGGAGATCGGGAAATCATTCAGGAATGTTACAGCGGGGCAAAAAATATTCACTCCGCTGCAGAAAAGCGTGGCCGCTCGAAACACAGTATTCACAATAGTTTACGTCGGATTCGGCGGGCCCTGATGGAATGTATTGAACGTACCCTCGCCATGCAAACACGAACCGGGGGAAACGCATGA
- a CDS encoding WD40 repeat domain-containing protein — translation MSDHIIDSCWSANGLSVACAEVSGPISLFDVNRGKLVHRLAGHQFGTMALAWHPTEALLASAGQDGKARIWNTQTGELVQEFKTKSSWVTQVCWSAKGKILVTSSGKYLQFWQRDGKLIIEHDAPATISAVVVEPYSAKKLAMASYGGILFFSPTGEPVGKPFPWANSILSLGWSPDGKLLAGGGQDSSVHFWFVKDGKSLEMTGYMTKVTRTVWSPDSKFLITDGGDKVVMWDCSGDGPAGKNPVLGDLHQSMVSALAAQYRAPLVASGDEQGVIGLWYPHQQGKLVAQQPFPELVSHLSWSPGDGRLLAAGGSGTIQLFTV, via the coding sequence TTGAGCGATCATATTATCGATTCCTGCTGGTCTGCGAATGGCTTATCGGTTGCTTGTGCGGAAGTTAGCGGGCCGATCAGCCTCTTTGATGTAAATCGTGGCAAGCTAGTGCACCGGTTGGCGGGGCACCAGTTTGGTACGATGGCCCTTGCATGGCACCCCACAGAGGCATTGTTGGCAAGTGCTGGTCAGGATGGGAAAGCACGAATCTGGAATACCCAAACTGGAGAACTCGTTCAGGAATTCAAAACCAAATCGAGCTGGGTCACGCAGGTGTGCTGGTCTGCGAAAGGGAAGATTCTGGTCACCAGTTCAGGCAAATATCTGCAATTCTGGCAACGGGATGGCAAACTGATAATCGAACATGATGCACCAGCCACGATATCTGCTGTTGTGGTAGAGCCCTACAGTGCAAAGAAACTCGCCATGGCCAGTTATGGCGGGATTCTGTTTTTCTCGCCCACTGGGGAACCTGTAGGCAAACCTTTCCCATGGGCCAATTCCATCTTGTCGCTGGGTTGGTCGCCGGATGGCAAACTATTGGCTGGTGGTGGACAGGATAGCAGTGTGCATTTCTGGTTTGTGAAAGATGGCAAATCGCTGGAAATGACTGGATACATGACCAAAGTTACCCGCACCGTCTGGAGTCCGGATAGTAAATTTCTCATCACTGATGGTGGGGATAAAGTAGTCATGTGGGACTGCAGTGGTGATGGCCCTGCCGGAAAAAATCCTGTTTTGGGTGACCTCCACCAATCAATGGTTTCCGCCTTGGCAGCACAGTATCGCGCACCATTAGTGGCATCTGGGGATGAACAGGGTGTCATTGGCTTGTGGTACCCCCACCAGCAGGGGAAGCTGGTTGCACAACAGCCCTTTCCTGAGTTGGTTTCACACTTGAGCTGGTCTCCTGGTGATGGTCGTCTGCTGGCAGCAGGAGGCAGTGGGACAATCCAACTGTTTACTGTGTGA
- a CDS encoding Dabb family protein: protein MLLCHNVYFSLLERSPENVAALIQACEKYLTIQPGIVAFFCGGLDHDLRREVNDLDFDVALHIVFLDRAAHDAYQVDPTHNQFISENKATWKKVRVFDSLVRQMKPTASLTVE from the coding sequence ATGCTGCTTTGTCATAATGTTTATTTCAGTTTGCTGGAACGCAGTCCGGAGAACGTCGCTGCGCTGATTCAAGCCTGCGAGAAATATCTGACCATTCAACCGGGTATCGTTGCATTTTTCTGCGGTGGGTTGGATCATGATTTACGACGCGAAGTGAACGATCTTGATTTTGATGTGGCCTTGCACATCGTCTTTCTTGACCGTGCCGCACACGATGCCTACCAGGTTGACCCAACCCATAATCAGTTCATCAGCGAAAATAAAGCAACCTGGAAAAAAGTTAGAGTTTTTGATTCTCTGGTCCGACAAATGAAGCCTACAGCATCTTTAACCGTTGAATGA
- a CDS encoding DUF1501 domain-containing protein yields MRHFLNRRRLLQVSCASVAGLAIPSIAQSASKIAAAKHVIYLHQFGGPSSHEAFDMKPDAPEEIRGSFKPIASRVPGMQVCELLPDVAKIAHHLTVIRCMQHRMKNHNSATYYSLTGFPPPVDDIRLRDTLELFPAFGSVVDRFAPASNGMPTFVSFPYTLRDGSVTPGQHASFLGKSHNPFFFTNDPNSAEFRLPELTLPDSISLERLNNRKQLVDMIDRQTNLMEQTAIARGLDESFHKALSMLSTNKFRQAFDLNAESKKTRDRYGRTTYGQSCLLARRLIEAGAKFINVYLSSSIGGTRNGWDQHGFRGQPADPVLKEWLLPITNQTLSALISDLHERGLLKDTLVLWMGEFGRSPKINPAAGRDHWPQCYTAVMAGGGIKGGHIYGASDKIGAYPTVGQARPEDISATIYHQLGIDPETEMRDSLNRPIPISRGNVINELIA; encoded by the coding sequence ATGCGCCATTTTCTGAATCGCCGAAGGCTATTGCAGGTTTCCTGTGCGTCAGTTGCGGGACTGGCAATACCTTCAATTGCCCAGAGTGCGTCGAAAATTGCAGCCGCCAAACATGTGATCTATCTGCATCAGTTTGGTGGGCCCAGTTCGCACGAAGCATTTGATATGAAACCCGATGCTCCCGAAGAGATACGAGGTAGTTTCAAGCCAATTGCCTCTCGTGTTCCCGGCATGCAGGTGTGCGAACTTCTTCCCGATGTCGCAAAAATTGCCCACCACCTGACGGTAATTCGATGCATGCAGCACCGGATGAAAAACCACAACTCAGCCACCTATTACAGTTTGACAGGTTTCCCTCCTCCTGTGGATGATATCAGGCTGCGCGATACCCTCGAACTATTCCCCGCCTTCGGAAGTGTGGTAGACCGTTTCGCGCCTGCCAGCAACGGTATGCCCACCTTTGTATCGTTTCCATATACCTTGCGGGACGGCTCGGTAACACCGGGACAGCACGCCAGTTTCCTGGGAAAGTCTCACAATCCCTTTTTCTTTACAAATGATCCAAATAGTGCCGAGTTTCGCCTGCCGGAACTGACACTGCCTGACAGTATTTCGCTCGAGCGACTGAATAATCGCAAGCAATTGGTGGACATGATTGATCGGCAAACGAATCTCATGGAACAGACTGCGATTGCTCGTGGGCTGGATGAGTCGTTTCACAAAGCACTGTCAATGTTGAGCACAAATAAGTTTCGACAAGCGTTCGACCTGAATGCTGAAAGTAAAAAGACTCGCGACCGCTATGGACGCACCACCTATGGCCAGAGTTGCCTGCTGGCCCGCCGACTCATTGAAGCGGGAGCCAAGTTTATCAATGTGTATCTCTCCAGTTCTATTGGTGGCACCAGAAACGGCTGGGATCAGCACGGGTTTCGAGGTCAACCAGCAGATCCGGTGCTGAAAGAATGGCTGCTGCCTATCACAAATCAAACTTTATCGGCATTGATCTCCGATCTACATGAACGTGGATTATTGAAAGATACCCTTGTGCTGTGGATGGGCGAATTCGGTCGTTCACCCAAGATCAACCCCGCTGCAGGTCGAGATCACTGGCCGCAATGCTATACCGCTGTCATGGCCGGAGGTGGCATTAAAGGGGGACATATATACGGCGCATCGGATAAAATTGGAGCATATCCTACAGTGGGGCAAGCAAGGCCTGAAGATATTTCTGCAACAATCTATCATCAGTTAGGGATTGATCCCGAAACGGAAATGCGGGACAGCCTGAATCGTCCCATCCCCATATCACGTGGCAATGTGATCAACGAACTGATCGCTTAA
- a CDS encoding DUF1549 and DUF1553 domain-containing protein encodes MRFSSFYLLFLAGSAIGADSPSFINEVMPVLSRSGCNMGACHGNLNGKGGFKLSLRGEDSAFDHERLTREHFGRRINIFQPETSIILQKAVGLIAHEGGPRFSVESPEYQILADWIRHGATFDSKSAPKIVALDVRPRLIIKFEADQEMPQLLVTGRFSDGTVRNLTHLCNYDLAEEGIVAVAQDGKLQRLSLGETTIAVRFQQFQLPIVVAIAPNRTDYQPPAANPPHPIDALIQQQLHLRRITPAPLADDAIFLRRSYLDLLGILPTPSEAKAFLEQKDTEKRTKLIDELLKRPELAHHWAQKWSDLLRNEEKALDAKGVKVFYEWIRSQIAGDQPLNEFAAAIVSARGSSYQRPETNLYRSLRDPYSRAEAVAQVFLGVRIGCAKCHNHPFDQWTQQDYHQFAATFSQIDYRVLSNNRKDQLDQHEFSGEQQIFVNLKLSMPNPKGGLSLQPRLLGEMEALAANSDYLGQLGNWLSNPQNQFFARAQANRIWYHLFGKGLVEPNDDFRASNPPVNEPLLNFLATEFRKHHFRLKPILRLIMTSDAYQRRSSEETEHADERHFSRMMVRPFQAEVLHDAVAQMLGTKPKIAGYPVGMRAGELPALPAVARGKTADASSRFLKTFGKPERLLTCDCERNDDPGVLQSFQLLNGDLLQSLLTEPDNRLAGYLPVSSPSQIAASIEDLYWWGFTRRPSHAELNKLVDYVLRSTDRRAAFEDIAWSMINAKEFLLKR; translated from the coding sequence ATGAGATTTTCTTCATTTTACCTGTTATTTCTTGCCGGATCTGCAATCGGTGCTGATTCACCGTCATTCATCAATGAAGTAATGCCGGTACTCAGCCGTTCAGGTTGCAATATGGGTGCTTGCCACGGCAATCTGAATGGCAAAGGTGGGTTCAAATTATCACTGCGTGGTGAAGACTCGGCTTTTGATCACGAACGTCTGACGCGGGAACATTTCGGCCGACGAATTAACATCTTTCAACCGGAAACCAGCATTATTCTTCAAAAAGCAGTGGGGCTGATTGCTCACGAAGGTGGGCCTCGCTTTTCTGTAGAATCTCCTGAGTATCAGATTTTGGCCGACTGGATTCGACACGGTGCCACATTCGATTCAAAATCAGCACCGAAAATTGTGGCTTTGGATGTCCGTCCGCGGCTCATCATCAAGTTCGAAGCCGATCAGGAAATGCCTCAATTATTGGTCACAGGCAGGTTTTCTGATGGGACAGTACGCAATCTAACGCACCTGTGCAACTACGATCTTGCCGAAGAAGGGATTGTTGCAGTTGCTCAGGATGGGAAATTGCAGCGACTCTCTTTGGGAGAAACCACAATTGCTGTCCGCTTTCAACAGTTTCAGTTACCAATTGTTGTCGCCATTGCACCGAACCGTACGGATTATCAACCCCCTGCAGCAAATCCTCCCCACCCTATTGATGCCTTGATTCAGCAACAGCTCCACCTGAGACGGATCACGCCTGCTCCTTTGGCTGATGATGCCATTTTCTTACGTCGGAGTTATCTCGATTTACTGGGTATATTGCCAACACCATCTGAAGCAAAAGCTTTTCTGGAACAGAAGGATACGGAAAAACGCACCAAGTTAATCGATGAATTGCTGAAAAGACCGGAACTTGCCCACCATTGGGCACAAAAATGGTCTGATCTGTTACGGAACGAAGAAAAAGCGCTTGATGCCAAAGGGGTTAAAGTTTTTTACGAATGGATCCGTTCTCAGATTGCAGGCGATCAGCCTTTGAATGAGTTCGCTGCTGCTATCGTTTCAGCGCGGGGCAGCAGTTATCAGCGTCCAGAAACAAACCTGTACCGCTCACTTCGCGATCCCTACTCTCGTGCTGAAGCAGTAGCACAAGTATTTCTTGGAGTACGTATTGGCTGTGCCAAATGTCATAATCATCCATTTGATCAGTGGACTCAGCAGGATTACCACCAGTTTGCCGCTACTTTCAGTCAGATTGACTACCGAGTACTCTCGAATAATCGCAAAGATCAGCTTGATCAGCATGAATTTTCTGGCGAACAGCAGATTTTTGTCAATCTGAAATTATCGATGCCGAATCCAAAAGGTGGTTTAAGCCTTCAACCTCGGTTGCTGGGTGAAATGGAAGCACTTGCAGCAAACAGTGATTATCTGGGCCAATTGGGCAATTGGCTTTCTAATCCTCAGAATCAGTTTTTTGCCCGCGCCCAGGCCAACAGAATCTGGTACCATTTGTTCGGCAAAGGACTTGTTGAACCGAATGATGATTTTCGCGCATCGAACCCGCCAGTCAATGAACCCTTACTGAATTTTCTGGCCACAGAGTTTCGCAAACATCATTTTCGATTGAAACCAATCCTACGTCTAATCATGACATCAGATGCTTACCAGCGTCGCTCCAGTGAAGAAACGGAACATGCAGATGAGCGACATTTTTCTCGCATGATGGTGCGGCCATTTCAGGCAGAAGTTCTCCACGATGCGGTCGCCCAAATGCTCGGCACCAAACCTAAAATTGCTGGTTATCCGGTAGGTATGCGTGCAGGTGAGTTACCCGCCTTACCTGCGGTAGCGCGGGGTAAAACTGCTGATGCCAGCAGTCGATTCCTGAAAACCTTCGGGAAACCGGAGCGGCTTTTGACCTGTGATTGTGAACGGAATGATGACCCAGGGGTACTGCAATCTTTTCAATTGCTCAACGGTGATTTGCTGCAAAGCCTGCTGACCGAACCAGATAATCGCTTAGCAGGCTACTTACCTGTCAGCTCACCATCACAAATTGCCGCTTCTATTGAAGATCTTTACTGGTGGGGCTTCACCCGCAGGCCATCTCATGCAGAACTGAACAAGTTGGTTGACTATGTTCTACGCAGCACAGATCGACGGGCTGCATTTGAAGATATTGCCTGGAGTATGATCAACGCGAAAGAGTTTTTGTTAAAACGTTGA
- a CDS encoding inorganic diphosphatase, with protein MAGRPHMFDMMMIPPGTNIPSVVNMIVEIPKGKRNKFELDKNTGMIKLDRYLYSSSVYPGDYGFIPQTLAADGDPLDILVMVNEPTFSGCLIEARVVGMFRMKDKGFDDFKVLGVPNADPLFGHVKVLEDVPPHFLREVEHFFGTYKQLEGAITESLGWDGAAEATREVRSSVERFRSSLGNVISSE; from the coding sequence ATGGCAGGGCGACCGCATATGTTCGATATGATGATGATCCCACCCGGAACGAATATTCCTTCCGTGGTAAACATGATCGTGGAAATTCCGAAAGGCAAACGGAATAAGTTTGAACTGGATAAGAACACGGGAATGATCAAACTGGATCGTTATCTGTATTCATCTTCGGTTTATCCTGGTGATTACGGCTTTATCCCCCAGACACTTGCAGCCGATGGTGACCCATTGGACATTCTGGTGATGGTTAATGAACCCACCTTCAGCGGCTGCCTGATCGAAGCCCGTGTGGTGGGGATGTTTCGCATGAAAGATAAGGGTTTTGATGACTTTAAAGTGCTTGGGGTACCCAATGCTGACCCGCTTTTTGGTCACGTGAAAGTACTGGAAGATGTCCCACCTCACTTTCTGCGTGAAGTGGAGCACTTTTTTGGCACCTACAAGCAACTTGAAGGCGCCATTACTGAGTCTCTTGGTTGGGATGGTGCCGCTGAAGCAACACGCGAAGTTCGAAGCTCTGTCGAGCGTTTTCGCTCTTCACTGGGCAATGTCATCTCCTCAGAATAA